GAGGGTGGGCCTCCTAGGGATGCCAGCTGAGAGGAGACCAGGAACAGCTTTGCACAACTTTCTGATAATAGGCTTCTAAAAAATTATGTCCCAGGAtactattttttaattattatttatttattgtatttataccccgcctatctagtcatttcgaccactctaggcagctagacaGTGTGAGTCAGGACCTGAATGGATCCCTAAAGGAGAGAAGCAGAAGCAATGCCCCCTGCAAGCTCAGTTGCTTGGTGCAAGGAGCCTTTCTGCAGACGAGACATAAAAGTGGGAAAAATGTGGACCGGGTGCAGGAGCTGGACAGAGTGGGGTGGGAAAACCACGACATGGCTGTATGGAATCTGGTAAACAAACCCGATAGAGTTCATAGACTGTGGAGGGAGTGAAAAGATAGTTAGAAAGTGAGGGTTTTTTAGAGCTGGAGCACCTGtattctcttctccttctttcttttcagtcAGGAGAGTCCGTGTCATGTTCAGCTTCTTCATTGTGTGGCACTTGTATTTTAGCTGTAATTTTTGGTTACCTTCCGCATCTACTATTAAGAAAGGATATTACAGATCAATATTTAGTGATTCACTTTACTCTTCAAAATTATCAGATTTCCTCCACTATTCCCCAAGCTTCTGCCACTTACCATGATCTTCGTTCTCCTCAAACACCACGCAGGtaccaagaatgtctggggatgACAACAAACATTTTTCTAACCAACAATACATGCTTCCTGTTAGAAAAAGAATACTCTGAACAGCCATATCTACTGAATGAAATGAAAGGCTAAGAGCTAGTTACTAATGTCAACTAGAACAGACCGACTCACTCAATGGGAACTTGCCCAGCTCTTATGTGAGATTCAATAGGTTAATGCCCGCAGAAACTAACAAGTGTATTTAGTCTGTAGAAATCAGTTAATGTGAGACAGAAAGCATTCTACAAGATGATTAGGATTCAAAGAGCTACTTAGGCTCACGACCAACAAAATTATGTACTTCCCCCCCCTTTGATCAGTATGAAAAACTGCTTCTGAAATGCCATTAATTTTTAAAGGCAAACTGCAATTGGGCATGGGAGCCTAATTTTGGATTCAAAAATTGCTGTTGCTTTCTTATGCTATGTTCACAGTCAAGTGTTCTTCATTCTTACCTTCGTATTCCCCAGCAAAGACATATCTGTCCACTTGCAAAATTGGCCTCTCTGTGTCTATGCCCTAAATTGAAGATAGACAAGCACTATatcagaaacaaagttaaaatgtgaattatttCCCAGCAATTTTGATTGCAAAGACAGTGTGAGCATAGTAAGATCTGTAAATCTGCAAACTTATACACACTTAATTTGGGAGTAAATAATAATTAAaccagtgggatttacttctgaatgaACATTGCCAGATTttaacccaggtttcctgagtcacAGTCCAACATACAATCCCTTACACCATATTGGCTCCCAATGTCAGTTTCTACAAGGGGGGGGAATCTAAACATCCCCTATAGGGCTCCTGAGCTACAGACTCCCTATGAGAGACTTATAAATGTATGTTCTTCACACACCTGACAGGGAATTTTATTGTGGTCTCAGAAGATATTGTACCTTGTTTATACTCAGTTAATTTTTCATTCCCGGATATGCTTTAGTAATctgactccttcatggattgctgccttgtcgtggcgaaggggcttgagtaactcagagaagctatgggctatgccgtgcagggacacccaagacggacaggacatagtggagagttccgactaaacgcaatccacctggagtaggaaatggcaagccactccagtatctttgccaagaacgccccatgatcagaaacaaaaggttaaaagatatgacgctggaagatgggcccctcaggtcggaaggcgtccaacatgctactgaggaagagcggagaacaagtacaagtagctccagagctaatgaagtggttgggccaaagccgaaaggacgctcagctgtggacgtgcctggaagtgaaaggaaaatccaatgctgcaaagaaaaatactgcataggaacctggaatgtaagatctatgaacgttgggaagctggaggtggtcaaacaggagatggcaagaataaacatcgacatcctgggcatcagtgaactaaaatggacaggaatgggcgaattcagctcagatgattatcatatctactattgtgggcaagaatcccgtagaaggaatggagtagccctcatagtcaacaaaagagtgggaaaagctgtaatgggatacaatctcaaaaatgatagaatgatgtcaatacgaatccagggcagaccattcaacatcacaataatccaagtttatgcaccaaccagcattgctgaggagactgaaattgaacaattctatgaagatttacaacatcttctagaactgacaccaaagaaagatgttcttctcattctaggggactggaatgctaaagtagggagccaagagataaaaggaacaacagggaagtttggccttggagttcagaacgaagcaggacaaaggctaatagagttttgtcaagagaataagctggtcatcacaaacactcttttccaacaacacaagaggcgactctatacatggaaatcaccagatgggcaatatcgaaatcagattgattatattctctgcagccaaagatggagaagctctatacagtcagcaaaaacaagacctggagctgactgcggttctgatcatcagcttctcatagcaaaattcaagcttagactgaagagattaggaaaaaccactgggccactcaggtataatctaaaccaaatcccttatgaatacacagtggaagtaaagaacagatttaaggaactagatttggtggacagagtgcctgaagaactttggatagaggctcataacattgtccaggaggcagcaacgaaaaccatcccaaagaaaaggaaatgcaagaaagcaaagtggctgtccgacgaggccttagaaatagcagagaggagaagggaagcaaaatgcaagggagatagggaaagttacagaaaattgaatgcagacttccaaagaatagcaaggagagacaagagggccttcttaaatgaacaatgcaaagaaatagaggaagataacagaaaaggaaagaccagagatctgttcaggaaaattggagatattagaggaacattttgcgcaaagatgaacatgataaaagacaaaaatgggagggacctaacagaagcagaagacgtcaagaagaggtggcaagaatacacagaggaattatatcagaaagatttggatatcccggacaacccagacaatgtagttgctgaccttgagccagacatcctggagagcgaagtcaagtgggccttagaaagcctggctaacaacaaggccagtggaggtgatggcattccagttgaactatttaaaatcttgaaagatgatgctgttaaggtgctacattcaatatgccagcaggattggaaaactcaacagtggccagaggattggaaaagatcagtctacatcccaatcccaagaaaggcagtgccaaagaatgctccaactactatacaattgcactcatttcacacgctagcaaggttatgctcaaaatcctccaaggtaggcttcagcagtatgtggaccgagaactcccagaagaacaagctggattccgaagaggcagaggaactcgagaccaaattgctaacttgcgctggattatggagaaagccagagagttccagaaaaatatctacttctgcttcattgactatgcgaaagcctttgactgtgtggaccacagcaaactatggcaagttcttaaagaaatgggagtgcctgaccaccttatccatctcctgagaaacctatatgtgggacaggaagcaacagttagaactggtcatggaacaactgagtggttcaaaattgggaaaggagtacggcaaggctgtatattgtcccccagcttatttaacttatatgcagaatacatcatgcggaaggctggactggaagaaacccaagccggaattaagattgccggaagaaatatcaacaacctccgatatgcagatgataccactctgatggcagaaagtgaggaggaattaaagaaccttgtaatgagagtgaaagaggagagtgcaaaaaacggtctgaaactcaacatcaaaaaaactaagatcatggccactggtcccatcacctcctgggaaatagaaggggaagatatggaggcagtgtcaaattttatcttcctgggctccatgatcactgcagatggagacagcagccacgaaattaaaaggcgccttcttcttgggaggaaagcgatgacaaatcttgacagcatcttgaaaagcagagacatcaccttgccaacaaaagtccgaatagtcaaagctatggtttttcctgtcgtgatgtatggaagtgagagctggaccataaagaaagcagaccgccgaagaattgatgcctttgaattgtggtgctggaggaggctcttgagaatcccctggactgcaaggagaacaaacctatcagttctaaaggaaatcaaccctgaatgctcacttgaaggacagatcctgaagctgaggctccagtactttggccatctcatgagaagaaaagagtccttggaaaaaaccttgatgttaggaaggtgtgatggcaagaggagaaggggacgaccgaggatgagatggctggacaatgtctgcgaagcaactaacatgaacctgacacaactccgggaggcagtagaagacaggagggcctggcgtgctctggtccatggggtcacgaagagtcggacacgactaaacgactaaacacacacaatctgacttgaaaattaaaaaatgaattttcttcttctttaaaagatttatttagcaagcaaacaagcaattaAGTAAATAAGAGCCCAAAATATATACACAGATGTATACTGAAAAATCATAGTTCTCTATCACAAAACTTTCTAATTCATAtataaacatattattttttctatataaaaataACGTTGAGCTTCTGTTTAAACAGTATAAAACTTAAGTTTAGTAATTGAAAAGGATATAAGAAAAAAATTCCCTTTAGTACAAGACTATTTTCTTAACAAAAAGCTATCGAATAGATAAACTCTCATGTAGCCACTTAAAAATCACTACTGCAATAcatattatttataaaaacaaactGAGCATACCATAAGCATTGTGGTAATTCATAtcacattaaaataattcttaccCAATTTCCAGCAGAGATTTCTTCCCTGTTTGCAAGAACAGGTGTCTGTATCCCTTGGGAGATGTTCCATAAACATGTTAAAAATCTCTGTGTATATACTTTTGATGTTTTTGCCTTAACATTGTGATATAGAATTTTAGCTCCTGTGGACAAGCTGTGTCCTTGGTTAGCTATCTGCTCGGGTACCGGCCAGCTACGGTATGAACAAGCTAGGCCACCTAAGTTGTAAGATAACCCCATCTTTGGAGTAACTTCCCTAGCACCATATTTGGGTAATACAATATATTTTGAATGTCAATTTCATGATTTTTACATTTTCTATATTcccatttaaatttctttttcagcCTTATAATTTTCCCAAAACCTATAcctgatagtgtgtgtgtgtttgtctccaTGGATGTACATCATCATGATATATGAAGAACATCTCTCTACTGTGAATATGTCCAGCAGGAACTCCCAACTAATCCAAGTgttctctctacacacacacacactttttacaCCTGACAACATATATTTTCCTAGCAGCCAAGAAGCAACACAAAATCTCTGGAAATACTTCTATTGAATTCTATAGGTTTTGAATACAGATGATTGATTTTATGAAGGAGAACGAACATAAAACGACAGTGTAAGTTTGTATTAATCACTCACCAAAATCTTGCATTTATTCTCACATTTCTTCAGAAAATCTGAGTCAATTATTCCTGACAGCTCAACCATGACTAATTGTTCCTGCAGAAAAGAGTTTACAAAGCATCTTACAACTGTGCACATACAGACTCTTCCCAGCAGATGGTGCCCACCTACAAACATTATTGTCACAACCACATAAACtatacacaaacatgcacacaagcCTTCCATCTCTACATTGCAAGCGCCTACCATCAATATTTTCAATCCTGTGTAGAACAAgcactggaaaaaacaaagaatCAACTTTTTCTTCCACTGCCATCTTTCAACATTCTTGAAACCCAATATCCCACACCagcatgttttattttaacaCAGTCAAATCAATCTGCATCTTTCTGTGGTGGTGATTTGCCCCCAGacaaattatttcattttcaagAGCTGCAGTGATTCCAGACACAAAGATAAAATCACAAGAAATTACTGTTTAGAATAATTGGCAgattttgcatttgtattgtttagTTCTGATTTGGATCACCACAAATAAATACACATTAATACATGACAGCCAGGCAAATCATTCTATACATTATAATATGCACAGATACATGTGGTAGGCAAAAAAGCATAAGATGCAGTTACAGatatgcctttctttttaaatactaaTTTAACCTCATTTAATGACAGCCAGAAAAGTCACTGTTGTACTTTTCATAGAGTCAGTTTAATGTTAACATTTCCCATAATTTTCTTTTCACCATTCAATATGAGAGGCCTGGACAACAAAGACTGCAGAATTTTTTCAGGGGTGGGGGACCTGCATAATGACATAGTGCACACAAGTTGAACACGACTTTTGTCTAgttacataaaaatataaataaattgtttcCAGATGGCAAGATGACAAAGATGTATTTTATTTCCCTATCTGTACAATCTACTGCACATGCAGAATATGACTAGCTGAATTTGATGCAGAGGAAAGAAGAGTAAAAATTGGTGGATGAAACATTAAGAAGCCAAAATATGCAGGTATTACTGGTAGAAAAGAACAATGACACAACTATTGAAAAACATTCAAAACCAGAATTTCAGTTgaaccttaaaaagaaaaattcatgaCTATGGAAGAATTATGTAACTTTAATTCTGATAATGATGAAAATAAAATTGCTAAATTACAGTGGGAAAACAGGAAAGCTAAATGTGAGATAGACTAACTCCAAAAAGGAAGCCATGAATTAGTGGGTCATTTTTAGACTAATTTATAAAGTTAGAAGCAACTTAAGACAGAAAATAATAACATAATAAATTTATGATTCTGAAGGTGTGTGTGGAGTATATCCATAGCAACGATACACCCATGCAAAGGCTTCATGATCAATGCCAGTGTCTTTTTATTCAAGGGTCTCGGTTAGCAGAATAAGGAACGTTTTCCTACCTCACATCCCAGCAGCAACTACCAGTTGTTAAGGCATATGGTATGGGATGAAGCTACACAGaccaaataaaacaataattgaCAAGGTAAAGCAGTATGCCGAATGGATGCGAGGAGGGCAATCCATTTTAGTAATCCTGAATTTAGCGATCCCGTAGAGTGAAAAGGGACCGTATCACTAATTGTATGAGGAGTCAAGATACTGCCACCGATCGTGGGTGAGCCATCACGAAAAATCGCACAGGTTCTAGTGATGAGACTTAAAACATATCGTGTGAACAAGACGACAATCCGACTATAAACACACGAGCGATCTGACTGCAACCCGATACACGTTTCGGGGACAATCCGACTATAAACACACGAGCCATCTGACTGCAACCCGATACACGTTTCGGGGTTCATCGCAGCCCAGGGAGTGCTCCCCTCTCTCGGCGCCACAAAGGGGCAAAGCACCCTAGCATCTTTATCTCTCCCCTTCGGTAGCCCAGGACCAGCACTCCGGCATCCAAACTCCAGAGCGGGGCGGGGGTGGGAGACTCCAAGCCGAGATGCCCCTTCCACCCACCTCGACATCCGTCTCTCCCGCATCGAGGCCTTTCTCAGCCTTGGAGCACTCCATGCCGGCGGCGCCTCAGCGACCGTCACATGACCACTCCGCCGCCATCTTACGTAGGACCCTTTCCGCCGCCACCCCTCGCCTCTCCCGGACTAGCGCCTCTAGAGAGCCGCTCGAGAAGCGCTTTGTGGGGGGTGAGCAGTGAGTCAGCAAGCTTGACGCCAGGTGTCGTCTTGTGCGCGCGCTGTTCTCCCTCCTAAAAACGAATTGCAGAAAATGGCTCGTGTGTTTTCCAAGAGGCCTGTGTCAGCAATGAGCTATGGAAGAGAATCGGAGTTTACAAgaggattttaataaataaaagggtGAAAAAATGGTCCCGAAGAAACACAACACGGAGGAAGAGTAAAGCTCACAGTAATTAATGTAATGTGAAAGGCTGTGAAAACCAATTACGTACGTAAAAGTGGGGAGAGGAAACCCTAATTGCAATTGAATTTCCCAGCAGGCCGCCACACGTTACTATCTTTAGAGCAGGGTTAGTTTCTTGCACGGCTTGTCGACTCCCAGATTTGGTTCTGCTTCCTTCGATTGCGGCTAAAATCCagagtatatatatactgtattttagtttTGGTTCGGAGGATTCTTCTTCAGAATTTCAGATTTATTAGTGGTAGGACGTTAAAGTGAGTGTCTTCGTTTACAAATAAAATTAATGGACTTAATGGATAGTCtcgtagggttttcaaagtacagtataaacTTTAGAAGCGGTTTACTGTCGCTGCCTTCTGTGCAGGATTCACAAGAGTGACCTGGAGTCCTGCAcatgaaagatcctctgccaatGTCAccctcactgctgctgctgcaccttAAGGATGTCTCCATCTCCATGACCAGTAGAACGatcaattcttttttgttgatgTAATTGTTAATTTTAGAAGATGATGCATCAGTCTCAAGTTTGACCAGCCTTGGATGCCCCTCCTAGAGTCTAAATTCATAACGAAATTTGGTGTCCACAGTGTTCCTCAGCCTCTAAAATAATCAAACCCCCTCAGCACATTAAAGTATGCATTCAATGGAGGGATGTCTCCCTCTTTTGGATGCAGTATAGTATatactagggacgtggtggcgctgcgggctaaaccgcagaagcctgtgctgcagggtcagaagaccaagcagtcgtaagatcgaatccacgcgacggagtgagctcccgtcacttgtcccagctcctgccaacctagcagtttgaatgtatgcaaatacaagtagataaataggtaccaccttggtgggaaggtaacagcgttctatgtctagtcgtgctagccacgtgaccacggaaactgtcttcggacaaatgctggatctttggcttggaaatgggaatgagcaccgcaccctagattCAGATATGACTATACTAAATGTCaaagagaacctttacctttactgagaGTTGAGACTCATTATATCTTCAGAAGTTCTGAAAATACAGTTAAAacttaacatttttaaatgcagTCTAAGTGAACTAATTTTCAAAAAGATTATATCCTTCCTGATCTCACAATTGCTTCTTTTTACAGTGAACCTCAGACTCCCAAGTTGGAACTGATGCCTATTTGTTATCATCTACTTAATAGTTGTGGATGTTAAATTATATGATTTGCCTTTGATATTCTGTGTGGTTATTCATCCTTCTATGGTCAGTTGTGCATGATTTGGGAAAACGTGTCAAGAGACTGCTGTGGAAATACTGTATTCCTCAGTTCCAGAGAAATGCATTATGCTTTATGATAGGATACTGCAAGATCACCATGTATTTTCCACATCTCTAGTACCTACctaggacaagatggttggacagtgtcatcgaagctaccaacatgaatttgaccaaactccgggaggcactgaaagacaggaaggcctggcgtgctttggcccatggggtcacgacgagtaggacacaatgactaaataacaaaagTACCTACCTTGGATTAATTTAAAATTCCTTGTGTTCAATATGCAGTGATTTAATTACCTGAATTGTCAAAATATTTGTAACTACATTTCtaacagttaaaataaaaaataccagCGTGATGCACTGGATAACAGCTATGCTTCTGAGTGTCAGCCTGTCACCCTGTCCTTGCAAATAGTAAGAAACCAGGAAACACTGGGCTCAGAACATGGTCCAAAAGTTGCTGTATGTACCATGTCCTTGTTGTACTATTAGCTGCTGCAAGATTCACTTTCCTAAGAATTCCAACTTATTGAGATGGAAGTTACTGGCACAGATGAAACTGCAAACCTATCTCTGAAATATGTCGCTAAAGCATGGTGAAAACTTGGAAACTAGAAAGTTGCTGAAAGTTTGCAGCAATTTCCAGATAAATAGCTGTCTTACTCTTAGTGTATTGTCAAAGAAAGAGTGGAAGACCAAAATCTTGTGTCACTTTAAAAAACAGAGCATGCCAAGTGGATAACAGTAATTCAAAGTAggagataaataataaataatacaatagtTTAACATCGTTTTttttttcgtttagtcgtttagtcgtgtccgactcttcgtgaccccatggaccagagcacgccaggccctcctatcttctactgcctcccggagttgtgtcaaattcatgttggttgcttcgcagacactgtccagccatctcatcctcggtcgtccccttctcctcttgccgtcacactttcccaacatcagggtcttttccaaggagtcttttcttctcattagatggccaaagtactggagcctcagcttcaggatctgtccttccagtgagcactcagggttgatttcctttagaattgataggtttgttctccttgcagtccaggggattctcaagagtctcctccagcaccacaattcaaaagcatcaattcttcggcggtatgctttctttatggtccagctctcacttccatacatcacgacaggaaaaaccatagctttgactattcggacttttgttggcaaggtgatgtctctgctttttaagatgctgtcaagatttgtcatcgctttcctcccaagaaccaggtgtcttttaatttcgtggctgctgtctccatctgcagtgatcatggagcccaggaaaataaaatctgtcactgcctccatatcttccccttctatttcccaggaggtgatgggaccagtggccatgatcttagtttttttgatgttgagtttcagaccgttttttgcactctcctctttcaccctcattacaaggttctttaattcctcctcactttctgccatcagagtggtgtcgtctgcatatcggaggttgttgatatttaacaTACCACATATTAAAAGTATTGAATAAAAAGAgttcaaaacaattttaaaaggcaTAACATTACTTACTAAATGCCTGTGAGAAAAGAAAAGTTTAGGTGCCCACCTGGCCTCCTGTGGTAGGACTTCCAACAGCCTCAGAGCAGCAATTGAGAAGGCCTGCATCTGTGCGCCTCTAGGTGCATCTGTGAGGGTGGTAGGACCAGGAGAAAGGCCTCTTTCAAATATCTAAAAACCTGGAGAGGCCGTCTTTCAGATATTCTGGATGCATCatataaggctttataggtcaagAGGAGTACTTGGGATTCTGTCCAGAAGCTATTCTAACCAGAAAATTTAATTTTCCTGTAATTGACTAGGGTCAACAATCCAGTGACAACATATTGGACTTGTTgatgtttctgaacactttctaaAGGCAGCCCCATCTAAGTGGAACACAGTAATCCAAAATGGGATGTAACAAAGGCATTTATTTGTCCTCATCAGCAATCTCAAGGAA
The Pogona vitticeps strain Pit_001003342236 chromosome 1, PviZW2.1, whole genome shotgun sequence genome window above contains:
- the GTF3C6 gene encoding general transcription factor 3C polypeptide 6 isoform X2, whose translation is MECSKAEKGLDAGETDVEEQLVMVELSGIIDSDFLKKCENKCKILGIDTERPILQVDRYVFAGEYEDILGTCVVFEENEDHDAEGNQKLQLKYKCHTMKKLNMTRTLLTEKKEGEENTGGGVEWLELKDKDFSYSRPKMICNFLHEKEEEVAESQDKLAEESDGEAGDMGNTDQSFESEMQPPIDVDEFVPLADAVGYSATDLSSVNSQEDTAIEDSPQ
- the GTF3C6 gene encoding general transcription factor 3C polypeptide 6 isoform X1, with the protein product MECSKAEKGLDAGETDVEEQLVMVELSGIIDSDFLKKCENKCKILGIDTERPILQVDRYVFAGEYEDILGTCVVFEENEDHVDAEGNQKLQLKYKCHTMKKLNMTRTLLTEKKEGEENTGGGVEWLELKDKDFSYSRPKMICNFLHEKEEEVAESQDKLAEESDGEAGDMGNTDQSFESEMQPPIDVDEFVPLADAVGYSATDLSSVNSQEDTAIEDSPQ